The Macrobrachium nipponense isolate FS-2020 chromosome 1, ASM1510439v2, whole genome shotgun sequence genome includes a window with the following:
- the LOC135219310 gene encoding gastrula zinc finger protein XlCGF57.1-like: MAALFGSQNKIKSYSCNVCGKDFSQKSSLTRHSITHKSEKPHSCDICGKGFTQKSHLTKHSFFHKDVKPYSCRTCGKEFTQHTHLRQHTLIHTGEKPFSCNICGKDFIQKSDLSRHSLIHKGIKPHSCNICGKEFTLKSALTQHSFIHTGEKPHSCTICGKEFTQHTHLRQHSLIHTGEKPHTCVTCGKKFTLKQSLARHSLVHKDVKPYSCSICGNSFTRKLSLTQHALIHEGKKPHTCGVCGKAFTLKSHLRKHSSVHEEVKPFSCSICGKEFTLKSTLAQHSLIHKDIRPHSCSTCGKGFTLKSDLLRHSLIHEGVRPHSCSTCGKEFTRKSTLSRHSLIHTGEKPYSCGVCGKEFIEKSGLFKHSLIHKEVKTHIREVYEKVLPSDESLMKRIPSPNKEIEASAVDESSSDYFSLTKDDGSIWGKRDYVIGQFVVVKEDHEVNELIMVKNELDSDHFDIEWKEHELDDFDVLKEVCSMDISRETKKEFKIISFEYVEEELKGHFDVVDKEYTL, from the coding sequence ATGGCAGCATTGTTTGGTagccagaataaaataaaatcatactcTTGTAATGTATGCGGTAAGGATTTTTCACAAAAGTCCAGCCTAACTCGGCATTCTATTACTCATAAAAGTGAAAAACCACACTCATGTGATATTTGTGGCAAGGGATTTACGCAAAAGTCACATTTAACAAAacattctttttttcataaagatGTAAAACCTTACTCCTGCAGAACTTGTGGGAAAGAGTTTACTCAGCACACACACTTACGGCAGCATACTTTAATCCACACAGGAGAAAAACCTTTTTCGTGCAATATTTGTGGTAAAGACTTCATTCAAAAATCGGACCTTTCCCGCCATTCCTTAATTCATAAAGGGATCAAGCCCCATTCTTGTAACATATGTGGTAAGGAATTTACTCTGAAATCAGCCCTGACACAACATTCCTTCATTCATACAGGGGAAAAGCCTCATTCATGTACAATATGTGGTAAGGAATTTACACAACACACTCACTTAAGACAACATTCCTTAATTCATACTGGAGAAAAACCTCACACTTGTGTTACATGCGGAAAGAAATTTACTTTAAAGCAGAGTCTTGCACGACATTCCCTAGTCCACAAAGATGTAAAACCTTACTCATGCAGCATTTGTGGTAACAGCTTTACTAGAAAATTAAGTCTTACGCAACATGCCTTAATACACGAAGGTAAAAAGCCTCACACTTGTGGTGTTTGTGGTAAGGCATTTACCTTAAAGTCACATTTAAGAAAGCATTCTTCAGTTCATGAAGAAGTAAAGCCCTTTTCGTGCAGTATATGTGGCAAGGAATTTACTCTCAAATCTACACTTGCACAACATTCCTTGATACACAAAGACATTAGACCTCACTCTTGTAGCACATGTGGGAAGGGCTTTACGTTGAAGTCAGATTTATTAAGACATTCTTTAATCCATGAAGGTGTTAGACCACATTCATGTAGCACATGTGGTAAAGAGTTTACTAGAAAATCAACATTATCACGACACTCCTTAATCCACACTGGTGAAAAACCGTATTCTTGTGGTGTGTGTGGGAAGGAGTTTATAGAAAAATCAGGTTTGTTTAAACATTCTTTGATTCATAAAGAGGTGAAGACCCATATACGTGAAGTTTATGAGAAGGTCCTCCCCTCTGACGAAAGTTTGATGAAAAGGATTCCGAGCCCTAATAAGGAAATTGAAGCCTCAGCTGTAGATGAGTCATCCTCAGATTATTTTAGTTTGACTAAGGATGATGGTTCTATCTGGGGAAAGAGAGACTATGTTATAGGCCAGTTTGTTGTAGTGAAAGAGGATCATGAGGTCAATGAGCTTATCATGGTAAAGAATGAGCTGGATAGTGACCATTTTGATATAGAGTGGAAAGAACATGAGCTGGATGACTTTGATGTTTTAAAGGAAGTCTGTAGTATGGATATTTCTAGGGAGACAAAGAAGGAATTTAAaattatcagttttgaatatgTAGAGGAAGAACTTAAAGGTCATTTTGATGTGGTTGATAAAGAATACACTCTTTGA